One region of Aeromicrobium sp. Sec7.5 genomic DNA includes:
- a CDS encoding HTTM domain-containing protein, with amino-acid sequence MSAVAERVGPQVDRFVESLTSSRWSTYGLAATRMTLAVTILLQLAVGFADRQYIWGVGHRWAEPFHERQAVLTWVPWLPAGPAWVTDLALLASVMAGVALLLGWHTRTACIATFLLWAVMIDASPILRSGAEDVVRLVLFYLCFSDSGAAASLDARRRRRRDSRVRAEWFTILLNNVAVVLIAHQIVMIYVGSALWKFDGPAWIDGTAVYFPLQVNQYSPWLDELGWLYEWSPFVHAATWSAMAIQLAFPLLLLDRRTRVLGFVLVTGTHIGIGVLMGLMYFSLAMIAADAVLISDTTWRRATEVVRRRGTRPDRVEVSGEPRNFGP; translated from the coding sequence GTGAGCGCGGTGGCCGAACGGGTCGGCCCCCAGGTCGACCGGTTCGTCGAGTCGCTCACGTCGTCGCGGTGGTCGACGTACGGCCTGGCCGCCACGCGGATGACCCTGGCCGTGACGATCCTGCTCCAGCTCGCCGTGGGCTTTGCCGATCGCCAGTACATCTGGGGTGTCGGGCACCGCTGGGCCGAGCCCTTCCACGAGCGTCAGGCCGTCCTGACGTGGGTGCCCTGGTTGCCTGCGGGGCCGGCCTGGGTGACGGACCTGGCGCTGCTGGCCTCGGTCATGGCCGGCGTGGCCCTCCTGCTGGGGTGGCACACGCGCACCGCGTGCATCGCCACCTTCCTGCTGTGGGCGGTCATGATCGACGCGTCGCCGATCCTGCGGTCCGGCGCGGAGGACGTGGTGCGGCTGGTGCTCTTCTACCTGTGCTTCAGCGACAGCGGGGCCGCCGCGTCGCTGGACGCGCGTCGCCGACGCCGCCGCGACTCCAGGGTGCGCGCCGAGTGGTTCACGATCCTGCTCAACAACGTGGCCGTGGTGCTCATCGCGCACCAGATCGTGATGATCTACGTGGGGTCGGCCCTCTGGAAGTTCGACGGACCGGCGTGGATCGACGGCACCGCGGTGTACTTCCCCCTCCAGGTCAACCAGTACTCGCCCTGGCTCGACGAGCTGGGCTGGCTGTACGAGTGGTCGCCCTTCGTGCACGCGGCGACCTGGAGCGCCATGGCCATCCAGCTGGCCTTCCCGCTCCTGCTGCTCGACCGGCGGACGCGCGTCCTGGGATTCGTGCTGGTGACCGGTACCCACATCGGGATCGGTGTCCTGATGGGGCTCATGTATTTCTCCTTGGCGATGATCGCTGCGGACGCCGTCCTCATCAGCGACACGACCTGGCGACGGGCCACTGAGGTCGTCCGTAGGCGGGGAACGCGTCCAGATCGGGTCGAGGTGTCCGGAGAACCCCGGAATTTCGGGCCCTGA
- a CDS encoding dipeptide ABC transporter ATP-binding protein: MARRLRVPVPDVVRQSHGLQRFMLLLGFGLMAFFLVVAVLAPWIAPYDFDAVRDADGVRFGTQQAPSAAHWFGTTVGGQDVLSRVVFGARTAVEVIVLAVVLSSLVGVPLGLVSGYLGGWLDRGLVLVMDALYSFPSLLLAIVVAIVLTGGQSSAFGGIMAAAVSITVVFVPQYFRVVRNATLAVKSEPYVDAARVVGVRTPRILRRHVFSNVSQSLPIIATLNASEAILTLAGLGFLGFGIEPSAAAEWGYDLNKALPDAASGIWWTGTFPGIAIVLIVLGVTLVGESLNDIWNPLLRTRGGTDGHDAEEVADLVPVDPAAGTTAGTIADLGGADPPGERLAVLSLRDLSVSFRTDGAPVNAVRGIGFDVHPGEVVAVVGESGSGKSVSSRAVLGLLPDTATVDGSAVLRTPGDEPRELIGRRGDAMRSIRGDEVSMVFQEPSTALTPVRTIGWQLVECLRAHRDVSVAEAKERAVELLELVGLPDPSERVGHYPHQLSGGQKQRVVIAMAIACEPDVIIADEPTTALDVTVQAAILELLLSLRDRLGTAIVLITHNMGVVADVADRVVVMYRGSIVEQAPVDRLFSAPGHPYTRALLDAVPHLGRGSGPGDAPPSDVVLDVDRLVVDFPGGFGRPTFRAVDDVSLQVRKGEVLALVGESGSGKSTIGRAAVGLQQPSSGSIRVAGHQVSGVSDARLRPLRRRFGFVFQDPAASLNPRLSVGDCIAEPLRTQTDLSPGEVEARVRRLLEDVQLTGDHAGRFPHELSGGQRQRVSLARAISLDPDLLIADEPTSALDVSVQARVLDVFRELQERLQFACLFISHDLAVVDSLANRVAVLQHGRLVEVGPRESVLGSPAQDYTRRLIAAVPVPDPVEQRRRRSERGALLTEES, translated from the coding sequence ATGGCGCGCCGGCTGCGGGTCCCGGTCCCGGACGTCGTGCGCCAGTCGCACGGCCTCCAGCGGTTCATGCTGCTGCTCGGTTTCGGCCTCATGGCGTTCTTCCTGGTGGTCGCAGTGCTCGCACCGTGGATCGCCCCGTACGACTTCGACGCGGTCCGCGACGCCGACGGCGTCAGGTTCGGCACCCAGCAGGCCCCGTCGGCCGCGCACTGGTTCGGCACGACGGTGGGCGGGCAGGACGTCCTCTCCCGGGTCGTCTTCGGTGCGCGCACCGCGGTCGAGGTCATCGTGCTCGCGGTCGTCCTGTCGAGCCTGGTCGGCGTGCCCCTGGGTCTCGTCTCGGGCTACCTCGGCGGATGGCTCGACCGGGGCCTCGTGCTCGTCATGGACGCGCTCTACTCCTTCCCGTCGCTGCTGCTCGCGATCGTCGTCGCCATCGTGCTGACCGGCGGACAGAGCAGCGCGTTCGGCGGCATCATGGCGGCCGCCGTGTCGATCACGGTGGTGTTCGTCCCGCAGTACTTCCGCGTCGTGCGCAACGCGACGCTCGCGGTGAAGTCCGAGCCCTACGTCGACGCCGCCCGCGTGGTCGGCGTGCGCACACCACGCATCCTGCGGCGCCACGTGTTCTCGAACGTGTCGCAGTCGCTGCCGATCATCGCCACGCTGAACGCGTCCGAGGCGATCCTGACCCTGGCCGGCCTGGGCTTCCTCGGCTTCGGCATCGAGCCCTCCGCCGCGGCGGAGTGGGGCTACGACCTGAACAAGGCCCTGCCCGACGCCGCCTCCGGCATCTGGTGGACAGGCACGTTCCCCGGCATCGCGATCGTGCTGATCGTGCTCGGCGTGACCCTCGTGGGCGAGAGCCTCAACGACATCTGGAACCCGCTCCTGCGCACGCGTGGCGGCACCGACGGCCACGACGCCGAGGAGGTCGCCGACCTCGTGCCGGTCGACCCGGCCGCTGGCACGACCGCTGGCACGATCGCGGACCTTGGTGGGGCCGACCCGCCGGGAGAGCGACTGGCCGTGCTCTCGCTGCGCGATCTCTCGGTCTCGTTCCGCACCGACGGCGCACCCGTCAATGCCGTGCGTGGCATCGGCTTCGACGTGCACCCGGGCGAGGTCGTCGCCGTGGTCGGCGAGTCCGGTTCCGGCAAGTCCGTGAGCTCCCGGGCGGTCCTGGGGCTCCTGCCCGACACCGCCACGGTCGACGGGTCCGCCGTGCTCCGCACGCCGGGTGACGAGCCCCGCGAGCTCATCGGCCGGCGCGGCGACGCGATGCGGTCGATCCGCGGCGACGAGGTGTCGATGGTCTTCCAGGAACCGTCCACCGCCCTGACTCCGGTCCGCACGATCGGGTGGCAGCTCGTGGAGTGTCTCCGCGCCCACCGAGACGTGTCCGTCGCCGAGGCCAAGGAACGCGCCGTCGAGCTGCTCGAGCTCGTGGGACTGCCCGATCCGTCCGAGCGCGTGGGCCACTACCCGCACCAGCTCTCCGGCGGACAGAAGCAACGGGTCGTCATCGCGATGGCCATCGCGTGCGAGCCCGATGTCATCATCGCCGACGAGCCCACGACCGCCCTCGACGTCACGGTGCAGGCCGCGATCCTGGAGCTGCTGCTCTCGCTGCGCGACCGACTTGGCACCGCGATCGTGCTCATCACGCACAACATGGGCGTCGTCGCCGACGTCGCTGACCGGGTCGTCGTGATGTACCGCGGCTCGATCGTCGAGCAGGCCCCGGTCGACCGGCTCTTCTCGGCGCCCGGACACCCGTACACGAGGGCGCTCCTGGACGCGGTGCCGCACCTCGGACGCGGGTCCGGACCCGGCGACGCCCCGCCCAGCGACGTCGTGCTCGACGTCGACCGACTCGTGGTCGACTTCCCCGGGGGCTTCGGGCGCCCGACGTTCCGCGCCGTCGACGACGTCTCCCTGCAGGTCCGCAAGGGCGAGGTGCTCGCTCTCGTGGGCGAGTCCGGCTCCGGCAAGTCCACGATCGGCCGCGCCGCCGTGGGCCTGCAGCAGCCCAGCAGCGGCAGCATCAGGGTCGCGGGTCACCAGGTCTCGGGTGTCAGTGACGCGCGCCTGCGCCCTCTGCGGCGACGGTTCGGGTTCGTCTTCCAGGACCCCGCAGCCTCGCTCAACCCGCGACTCTCGGTGGGTGACTGCATCGCCGAGCCGCTGCGCACCCAGACCGACCTGTCGCCGGGCGAGGTCGAGGCCCGCGTGCGCCGCCTCCTGGAGGACGTGCAGCTGACGGGCGACCACGCCGGACGCTTCCCGCACGAGCTGTCGGGCGGCCAGCGCCAGCGTGTCTCCCTCGCACGGGCCATCTCGCTCGACCCCGATCTGCTGATCGCCGACGAGCCGACGTCCGCGCTGGACGTCTCGGTGCAGGCCCGGGTGCTCGACGTGTTCCGCGAGCTCCAGGAGCGCCTGCAGTTCGCCTGCCTGTTCATCAGCCACGACCTCGCGGTCGTCGACTCCCTGGCCAACCGGGTCGCCGTGCTCCAGCACGGCCGGCTCGTCGAGGTCGGTCCGCGCGAGAGCGTCCTGGGCTCGCCGGCTCAGGACTACACGCGCCGCCTCATCGCCGCCGTCCCGGTGCCCGACCCGGTCGAGCAGCGTCGGCGGCGTTCCGAGCGAGGGGCGTTGCTGACCGAGGAGTCGTAG
- a CDS encoding ABC transporter permease, translating to MSSAEVLGPAELPSSRPPAEAPRRPRLSPLARYLLVRLALIVPMMWFLVTLVFVLMRVIGDPIQAAQGGRLSPEQIAERQAEAGLDRPLFTQYLEYLGGILRGDFGTTLTDNREVSDILVQNGAATLELSVYALVVAFAVGVPLGRLAARHRDRFPDVVLRLGAILVYAAPVFFVGLLLKLAFTPFGWPSSGRASTSTELALSRGEHETHIMLLDAILWGSPDMVLDVLQHAVLPAVALGLLTGGVFLRLVRVNLLQTLRADFVTAARARGVSERRVVRQHAFRTALVPVVTVMGMQIAMLLAGAILTETTFEWKGIGYELSEYLIARDFLAVQGIVTLIALIVGIASFLIDVIVALVDPRVRF from the coding sequence ATGTCCTCCGCCGAAGTCCTCGGTCCCGCCGAGCTGCCGTCGTCCCGCCCGCCCGCCGAGGCACCCCGTCGCCCCCGCCTCAGCCCGCTCGCCCGCTACCTGCTCGTGCGACTGGCGCTGATCGTGCCCATGATGTGGTTCCTCGTCACGCTCGTGTTCGTGCTCATGCGCGTCATCGGTGACCCCATCCAGGCGGCCCAGGGCGGCCGGCTCAGTCCGGAGCAGATCGCGGAGCGCCAGGCCGAGGCCGGCCTCGACCGGCCGCTGTTCACGCAGTACCTCGAGTACCTCGGCGGCATCCTGCGCGGCGACTTCGGCACGACCCTGACCGACAACCGCGAGGTCTCCGACATCCTCGTCCAGAACGGTGCTGCGACCCTCGAGCTGTCGGTCTACGCCCTGGTCGTGGCCTTCGCCGTCGGCGTGCCGCTCGGGCGCCTCGCGGCACGGCACCGCGACCGGTTCCCCGACGTCGTGCTGCGACTGGGCGCGATCCTCGTCTACGCCGCACCCGTCTTCTTCGTCGGCCTGCTGCTCAAGCTCGCGTTCACACCGTTCGGCTGGCCGTCGTCGGGTCGCGCGAGCACCTCGACCGAGCTCGCGCTCTCGCGCGGCGAGCACGAGACCCACATCATGCTGCTCGACGCGATCCTGTGGGGCAGCCCGGACATGGTGCTCGACGTCCTGCAGCACGCGGTGCTTCCGGCCGTCGCGCTCGGACTCCTGACCGGCGGCGTCTTCCTGCGACTCGTCCGGGTCAACCTGCTCCAGACGCTCCGCGCGGACTTCGTCACGGCGGCACGGGCACGCGGCGTCTCGGAGCGGCGGGTCGTGCGCCAGCACGCGTTCCGCACCGCGCTGGTGCCGGTCGTGACCGTGATGGGCATGCAGATCGCGATGCTCCTGGCCGGCGCGATCCTCACCGAGACGACCTTCGAGTGGAAGGGCATCGGCTACGAGCTCTCGGAGTACCTGATCGCCCGGGACTTCCTCGCGGTCCAGGGCATCGTGACGCTGATCGCCCTGATCGTCGGCATCGCGAGCTTCCTGATCGACGTCATCGTCGCGCTCGTCGACCCGCGGGTGCGTTTCTGA
- a CDS encoding DUF5819 family protein, whose protein sequence is MSKEPGTRSVSMVRRVVVLAVALVAGVQLFGVTFISIPPQSAPPGTRAAAEVLLHSYFEEEWKLFAPSPVNADRDLMVQAAWRDGDSVETGEWINLTAIDDGLVAHSLGAPRSAYLTSRLAGGLDAVWSNVTSTTRAAVADGSSQAEPLDTDDVRQRLGAEDVTGLARDLIVERDAGATTYLTDVFRSLEPDRDLVAVRYGTRLSTAPSWERRREAEKTVGPTTEGPWRVPADDDPERRASVASYLERNS, encoded by the coding sequence GTGTCGAAGGAGCCCGGGACCCGCAGCGTGTCGATGGTGCGTCGCGTCGTGGTGCTCGCGGTCGCCCTCGTCGCGGGCGTCCAGCTGTTCGGCGTCACGTTCATCTCCATCCCGCCGCAGTCGGCCCCGCCCGGTACCCGTGCGGCTGCCGAGGTCCTGCTCCACTCGTACTTCGAGGAGGAGTGGAAGCTCTTCGCGCCCAGCCCGGTCAACGCCGACCGCGACCTGATGGTGCAGGCGGCGTGGCGCGACGGCGACTCCGTCGAGACGGGGGAGTGGATCAACCTCACCGCGATCGACGACGGGCTGGTGGCGCACTCGCTGGGTGCTCCCCGCTCGGCCTACCTGACCTCGCGCCTGGCCGGCGGTCTCGACGCGGTGTGGTCCAACGTCACGAGCACGACCCGCGCGGCCGTGGCCGACGGGTCGTCGCAGGCCGAACCGCTCGACACTGACGACGTGAGGCAGCGCCTCGGGGCCGAGGACGTCACGGGCCTCGCCCGCGACCTGATCGTCGAGCGCGACGCAGGCGCCACGACCTATCTGACGGACGTGTTCCGGTCGCTGGAGCCCGACCGCGACCTGGTGGCGGTCCGCTACGGCACGCGCCTGTCGACGGCTCCGTCGTGGGAACGACGTCGGGAGGCCGAGAAGACGGTCGGACCGACCACCGAGGGTCCGTGGCGCGTGCCGGCGGACGACGATCCCGAGCGGCGCGCCAGCGTCGCCTCGTACCTGGAACGGAACTCGTGA
- a CDS encoding choice-of-anchor G family protein, which translates to MKNIGKKVIGAGVATLLVTSVASLNAGAAIVTDYKSYAEAQYVVGTGALGTPLVDPLVDVLAENEQQAGDGATGVISRVDTAAGTAETAPEPYYAEGALNALVALTGPLGDLLGSLGVGVIGSYAKADKNFSQAASGLITNEGAVNVDTAAPGGPSNATLNLTGPGQPLEALNPVADIVLDLGAAASSATLTGAGLAKPDPADQAVLDYGITGGGLDIELVALQTLDPLGIIATLDGLSVGVPGVLEVEVVGIDAVTAAIANTTQNGVSINLTGPDAGLISVDVPTLLASAGIDINNLPRDTQLLPLVVTELTEQIDAFVGALVQNVTDAVQELSVQISTLGIPAPAIPLGELLGELLVPLNDAVQAIIDQALDPLLSQLGAALADVLVQLEDVVNIRVNLQHVGTSADADPDNYVELASSERTGTEGVFAITALRVEVLGVAGNGGLLSLNLANSLVGPNSINTFDDNTNVNANAPANANAPANANAPANANAPANANANLNGNGGLADKSVDTLPSTGASNLWPFWLLGLLLVALGAAAMINEKRRESALLA; encoded by the coding sequence ATGAAGAACATCGGCAAGAAGGTGATCGGAGCCGGCGTCGCGACGCTGCTCGTCACCTCCGTGGCCAGCCTGAACGCAGGCGCCGCCATCGTCACTGACTACAAGTCCTACGCCGAGGCGCAGTACGTCGTCGGCACGGGTGCCCTCGGTACCCCGCTGGTCGATCCGCTGGTCGACGTGCTCGCGGAGAACGAGCAGCAGGCCGGCGACGGCGCCACGGGCGTCATCTCCCGGGTCGACACGGCCGCCGGCACCGCCGAGACGGCTCCGGAGCCCTACTACGCCGAGGGTGCGCTCAACGCGCTCGTCGCCCTCACCGGCCCGCTGGGCGACCTGCTCGGTTCGCTGGGTGTCGGCGTCATCGGCAGCTACGCCAAGGCCGACAAGAACTTCTCGCAGGCGGCCTCGGGCCTCATCACGAACGAGGGTGCCGTCAACGTCGACACCGCCGCTCCCGGTGGCCCCTCGAACGCGACGCTCAACCTGACGGGCCCGGGCCAGCCGCTCGAGGCGCTCAACCCGGTCGCCGACATCGTGCTCGACCTCGGCGCCGCCGCCTCGTCGGCCACGCTGACCGGTGCGGGACTGGCCAAGCCGGACCCGGCTGACCAGGCCGTCCTGGACTACGGCATCACCGGTGGTGGACTCGACATCGAGCTCGTCGCCCTGCAGACGCTCGACCCGCTCGGCATCATCGCGACGCTCGACGGCCTCAGCGTCGGCGTTCCCGGTGTCCTCGAGGTCGAGGTCGTCGGCATCGACGCCGTCACCGCCGCGATCGCCAACACCACGCAGAACGGCGTGTCGATCAACCTGACCGGTCCTGACGCCGGCCTGATCTCGGTCGACGTGCCCACGCTCCTGGCGTCGGCCGGCATCGACATCAACAACCTGCCGCGCGACACGCAGCTCCTGCCGCTCGTCGTCACCGAGCTGACCGAGCAGATCGACGCCTTCGTCGGTGCGCTCGTGCAGAACGTCACGGATGCCGTCCAGGAGCTCTCGGTGCAGATCAGCACCCTGGGCATCCCGGCGCCCGCCATCCCGCTCGGCGAGCTGCTCGGTGAGCTGCTCGTCCCGCTGAACGACGCCGTCCAGGCCATCATCGACCAGGCCCTGGACCCGCTCCTGTCCCAGCTCGGTGCGGCCCTGGCCGACGTGCTCGTGCAGCTCGAGGACGTCGTCAACATCCGGGTCAACCTGCAGCACGTCGGCACGTCCGCCGACGCCGACCCGGACAACTACGTCGAGCTCGCCTCGAGCGAGCGCACCGGCACGGAGGGCGTCTTCGCCATCACGGCCCTGCGCGTCGAGGTCCTGGGTGTCGCCGGCAACGGTGGTCTGCTCAGCCTGAACCTGGCCAACTCGCTGGTCGGACCGAACTCGATCAACACGTTCGACGACAACACCAACGTGAACGCGAACGCCCCGGCGAACGCGAACGCCCCGGCCAACGCGAACGCTCCGGCCAACGCGAACGCTCCGGCGAACGCCAACGCCAACCTGAACGGCAACGGCGGCCTGGCCGACAAGTCGGTCGACACCCTGCCGAGCACCGGTGCGTCGAACCTGTGGCCCTTCTGGCTGCTGG
- a CDS encoding TIGR03767 family metallophosphoesterase, whose translation MIQRGALGAVVVVGSQVLGPLAARAVSPARVALGQSGTVARSTLQSTFVPGAPNARGYRSVVIAAPDPHVVRTDLGVAAGAGRAAGRVHQATFVQLSDVHVVDHQSPARLEWFDRFDDPGTSGAPTIGLFSSAYRPQEILSAQVADAMVRAINALGSGPVLGNSLQFAIQTGDNSDNSQLNEIRWNIDVLDGSPITPDSGDPNRYEGVADQEALTYDTHYWHPDGSPAGRADDDYREDFGYPTVPGLLDAARAPFDAEGLGVPWYSVYGNHDGLVQGLFPAGAVPFGLISTGNLKVVSPPLGVSQANLLDAVTRLDLGVLLQGLNLGVGARLVTADQRRRLLTRKEVVAEHFTTTGTPVGHGFTAQNRTAGTAYYTFDRGDVRMVVLDTVNPNGYSDGSLDDTQFAWLKQVVDATTDKAVVLFSHHTSDSMGNPLQGLGGDVRTRVLGPAVVSYLLGKPQVIAWVNGHTHKNRVIQHPRADGSGGFWEINTAAHIDFPQQARVIEIADNGDGTWSIFATLLDHAAPAAFDGDLGNPVSLAALSRELSANDPQSDLVTARGDAASRNVELLVQRPPGLGGAPVVVPGTVTTPTPTPTTPAPAPTGAAPLAGLQGVLASLLNTLTGGLFGLRR comes from the coding sequence GTGATCCAGAGGGGCGCCCTCGGTGCCGTCGTCGTGGTGGGCAGCCAGGTGCTGGGACCGCTCGCCGCCCGTGCCGTGTCGCCAGCGCGTGTCGCCCTGGGCCAGTCCGGCACCGTCGCGCGCAGCACGCTGCAGTCGACCTTCGTTCCCGGTGCGCCGAACGCGCGGGGCTACCGCAGCGTCGTGATCGCCGCCCCCGACCCGCACGTCGTGCGCACCGACCTCGGCGTCGCGGCCGGGGCCGGACGCGCCGCTGGTCGCGTGCACCAGGCCACGTTCGTGCAGCTCAGCGACGTGCACGTCGTGGACCACCAGTCACCGGCGCGCCTGGAGTGGTTCGACCGCTTCGACGACCCCGGCACGTCGGGTGCTCCCACGATCGGCCTGTTCAGCTCGGCCTACCGTCCGCAGGAGATCCTCTCGGCCCAGGTCGCCGACGCCATGGTGCGGGCGATCAACGCCCTGGGGTCCGGGCCGGTCCTCGGCAACTCGCTGCAGTTCGCGATCCAGACGGGCGACAACTCCGACAACAGCCAGCTCAACGAGATCCGCTGGAACATCGACGTCCTCGACGGGAGCCCGATCACGCCCGACAGCGGTGACCCCAACCGGTACGAGGGCGTCGCCGACCAGGAGGCCCTGACCTACGACACGCACTACTGGCACCCCGACGGCTCCCCGGCGGGTCGTGCGGACGACGACTACCGCGAGGACTTCGGCTACCCGACCGTCCCCGGCCTGCTCGACGCGGCGCGCGCCCCGTTCGACGCCGAGGGACTCGGGGTCCCGTGGTACTCGGTGTACGGCAACCACGACGGACTGGTCCAGGGGCTCTTCCCGGCCGGCGCCGTGCCGTTCGGCCTGATCTCGACGGGCAACCTCAAGGTCGTCTCGCCGCCGCTCGGGGTCTCGCAGGCAAACCTGCTGGATGCCGTCACACGGCTCGACCTCGGCGTCCTCCTGCAGGGTCTGAACCTCGGGGTCGGCGCTCGACTCGTGACGGCCGACCAGAGGCGCCGGCTGCTGACCCGCAAGGAGGTCGTGGCGGAGCACTTCACCACCACCGGCACGCCCGTGGGCCACGGCTTCACCGCCCAGAACCGCACGGCCGGCACGGCGTACTACACGTTCGACCGGGGGGACGTCCGCATGGTCGTGCTCGACACGGTCAACCCCAACGGCTACTCCGACGGGTCGCTCGACGACACTCAGTTCGCCTGGCTGAAGCAGGTCGTCGACGCCACGACCGACAAGGCCGTCGTGCTGTTCAGCCACCACACCTCGGACTCGATGGGCAACCCGCTCCAGGGGCTCGGTGGCGACGTCAGGACCCGGGTGCTCGGTCCGGCCGTCGTGAGCTATCTGCTCGGCAAGCCCCAGGTCATCGCCTGGGTCAACGGGCACACGCACAAGAACCGCGTGATCCAGCACCCGAGGGCCGACGGCTCGGGTGGCTTCTGGGAGATCAACACGGCCGCACACATTGACTTCCCGCAGCAGGCGCGGGTCATCGAGATCGCCGACAACGGCGACGGGACCTGGTCGATCTTCGCCACGCTCCTCGACCACGCGGCCCCCGCAGCCTTCGACGGTGACCTCGGCAACCCGGTCTCGCTCGCAGCGCTCTCGCGTGAGCTGTCGGCGAACGACCCCCAGTCCGACCTGGTGACGGCGCGGGGCGACGCGGCCTCGCGCAACGTCGAGCTCCTCGTCCAGCGTCCGCCGGGTCTCGGCGGGGCCCCGGTCGTCGTCCCGGGCACCGTCACGACCCCGACCCCGACCCCGACAACTCCAGCTCCGGCCCCGACCGGGGCGGCACCGCTCGCCGGGCTCCAGGGCGTGCTGGCGTCACTGCTCAACACCCTCACCGGCGGGCTGTTCGGCCTGCGGCGCTAG
- a CDS encoding ABC transporter substrate-binding protein → MSLRRGAAIALTTAVSAATLVACGSGDETTGLIVGTTDTVVSIDPAGSYDNGSMTVQTQVYQYLLNFPAGSTELTPDAAESCDFTEPTVYTCTLKPGLTFANGNDLTASDVAFSFQRIVDINDPNGPASLLGNMASVEAVDDATVKFTLNSPNDQTFPQILVTSAGPIVDEDTYPADEVLPDDEAVEADGFSGPYTITSYDKNELAEFTANPDYDGTYGTPSEDVVTLKYYAKSENLKLDIENEAIDVAYRSLTPTDIADLETKDGITVHQGVGGELRYMVFNLDTMPGGTPAQKLAVRQAVASSVDRDELSTGVYQDTYTPAWSMVPEGQTGATEAFKELYGAEPDLDAATKYLTDAGVTTPVEVQLQYNPDHYGSSSDQEYNAVKRQLEDTGLFTVNLQSTEWTTYSEEFPADAYPVFQLGWFPDFPDADNYLSPFLSPYSEDKAGNFTNSHYNEDGTPYADPEMTTLLESERTDGDPTTRAATLGQIQTRLAEQVPYLPLLTGTSVAIAVDGVKGVEDTLDASFKFRFTSLSQ, encoded by the coding sequence ATGTCGTTGCGCCGCGGCGCCGCCATCGCGCTGACCACTGCCGTCTCGGCCGCCACCCTCGTCGCCTGTGGTTCCGGCGACGAGACGACGGGGTTGATCGTCGGCACCACCGACACGGTCGTGTCGATCGACCCTGCGGGTTCCTACGACAACGGGTCGATGACCGTGCAGACGCAGGTGTACCAGTACCTGCTGAACTTCCCGGCCGGCTCCACCGAGCTCACGCCCGACGCCGCCGAGTCGTGCGACTTCACCGAGCCGACCGTCTACACCTGCACGCTCAAGCCCGGGCTGACCTTCGCCAACGGCAACGACCTCACGGCGTCCGACGTGGCCTTCTCGTTCCAGCGCATCGTCGACATCAACGACCCCAACGGGCCCGCGTCGCTGCTCGGCAACATGGCGAGCGTCGAGGCGGTTGACGACGCCACGGTGAAGTTCACGCTGAACTCGCCCAACGACCAGACGTTCCCGCAGATCCTCGTGACCTCGGCGGGTCCGATCGTCGACGAGGACACGTACCCCGCCGACGAGGTGCTGCCCGATGACGAGGCGGTGGAGGCCGACGGCTTCTCGGGCCCCTACACGATCACGTCGTACGACAAGAACGAGCTCGCGGAGTTCACCGCCAACCCCGACTACGACGGCACGTACGGCACGCCGTCCGAGGACGTCGTGACGCTGAAGTACTACGCGAAGTCCGAGAACCTCAAGCTCGACATCGAGAACGAGGCCATCGACGTCGCGTACCGCTCGCTCACGCCGACCGACATCGCCGACCTCGAGACGAAGGACGGCATCACGGTCCACCAGGGCGTCGGCGGCGAGCTGCGGTACATGGTCTTCAACCTCGACACGATGCCCGGCGGCACGCCGGCGCAGAAGCTCGCGGTCCGCCAGGCCGTCGCGTCGTCGGTCGACCGGGACGAGCTGTCGACCGGCGTGTACCAGGACACCTACACGCCCGCCTGGTCGATGGTCCCCGAGGGACAGACCGGGGCCACCGAGGCGTTCAAGGAGCTCTACGGCGCCGAGCCCGACCTCGACGCAGCCACGAAGTACCTGACCGATGCCGGCGTCACGACACCCGTCGAGGTCCAGCTGCAGTACAACCCGGACCACTACGGCTCGAGCTCCGACCAGGAGTACAACGCGGTCAAGCGTCAGCTGGAGGACACGGGCCTGTTCACGGTCAACCTGCAGTCGACCGAGTGGACCACGTACTCCGAGGAGTTCCCCGCGGACGCCTACCCCGTGTTCCAGCTCGGCTGGTTCCCGGACTTCCCCGATGCCGACAACTACCTGTCGCCGTTCCTCAGCCCGTACTCCGAGGACAAGGCAGGCAACTTCACCAACTCGCACTACAACGAGGACGGCACGCCGTACGCCGATCCGGAGATGACGACGCTGCTGGAGTCCGAGCGCACCGACGGCGACCCGACCACTCGGGCCGCGACGCTGGGCCAGATCCAGACGCGGCTCGCCGAGCAGGTCCCGTACCTGCCGCTGCTGACCGGCACGTCCGTCGCGATCGCGGTCGACGGCGTGAAGGGCGTCGAGGACACCCTCGACGCGTCCTTCAAGTTCCGGTTCACGTCGCTGTCCCAGTAG